One stretch of Clavibacter californiensis DNA includes these proteins:
- a CDS encoding ABC transporter permease: MSGWLSRTATGLVGAVVEAWAELRIHRTRVMLSLIGVAVAVAAITSVVGLGAVVQQSQTEQMERQSGRPAALSVSAYSATGDGLSYAEQRTLLADVADRYGITWSTIIGSTTVPVDFARGRVQVQTVVVDRDYGEMRRVDVTDGRWFVERDADRLAPALVVNPAFLAELGSPDIAAHPSAVLHGERSDLVGVVVGTVPALYADEPPTVYLQASDAERLMSDDALDAMAPQSEFWVPEAEADALTAAITSQVAATAPEGLQVSVGRSDWGTYDYDPLLSVKILVGGVAGLVLLLGALGLVNISLVTVRQRIREIGVRRSFGASAGRVFFAVMMESIVATVAAGVVGVMAAVAIVKNPWILSFVASGVTEFPPFPLSAALLGLGASLAVGAIAGLLPALVAVRVSVIDAIRY, from the coding sequence GTGAGCGGCTGGCTGTCGCGCACGGCGACCGGTCTCGTGGGCGCGGTCGTCGAGGCGTGGGCCGAGCTCCGGATCCACCGCACGCGCGTGATGCTGTCGCTCATCGGCGTCGCGGTCGCGGTGGCGGCGATCACGTCGGTCGTCGGCCTCGGGGCGGTGGTGCAGCAGTCGCAGACCGAGCAGATGGAGCGCCAGTCGGGCCGACCGGCCGCGCTGTCGGTGTCCGCGTACTCCGCGACCGGGGACGGCCTGTCCTACGCCGAGCAGCGCACGCTCCTCGCGGACGTCGCCGACCGCTACGGCATCACCTGGTCCACCATCATCGGCTCCACGACGGTGCCGGTCGACTTCGCGCGCGGCCGGGTGCAGGTCCAGACGGTCGTGGTCGACAGGGACTACGGCGAGATGCGCCGCGTCGACGTGACGGACGGCCGCTGGTTCGTCGAGCGCGACGCCGACCGCCTCGCGCCCGCGCTCGTCGTCAATCCCGCGTTCCTCGCGGAGCTGGGGTCGCCCGACATCGCCGCGCACCCCTCCGCCGTGCTGCACGGCGAGCGTTCGGACCTCGTGGGCGTCGTCGTCGGCACCGTGCCCGCGCTGTACGCGGACGAGCCGCCGACCGTCTACCTGCAGGCGTCGGACGCCGAGCGCCTGATGTCGGACGACGCGCTCGACGCGATGGCGCCGCAGTCCGAGTTCTGGGTGCCAGAGGCGGAGGCCGACGCGCTCACGGCGGCCATCACCTCGCAGGTGGCGGCGACCGCGCCCGAGGGCCTGCAGGTGAGCGTCGGCCGCAGCGACTGGGGGACGTACGACTACGACCCGCTGCTGTCGGTCAAGATCCTCGTCGGGGGAGTGGCGGGCCTCGTGCTCCTCCTCGGCGCGCTCGGCCTCGTGAACATCTCGCTCGTGACCGTGCGGCAGCGGATCCGCGAGATCGGCGTGCGGCGCAGCTTCGGCGCGAGCGCGGGCCGCGTGTTCTTCGCCGTGATGATGGAGAGCATCGTCGCGACGGTGGCCGCGGGCGTCGTCGGCGTGATGGCGGCTGTCGCGATCGTGAAGAACCCGTGGATCCTCTCGTTCGTCGCGTCGGGCGTCACCGAGTTCCCGCCGTTCCCGCTCTCGGCCGCGCTCCTCGGGCTCGGCGCCTCGCTCGCGGTCGGCGCGATCGCGGGCCTGCTCCCGGCGCTCGTCGCCGTGCGCGTGTCCGTCATCGACGCGATCCGGTACTGA
- a CDS encoding ABC transporter ATP-binding protein, giving the protein MSLIRLEQVTRTVERPDDEPLTILHGVDLDVSVGDHVSIVGRSGSGKSTLLNILGLLDTPTTGEVYLDDEPMARVSGSRRDRARGGDIGFIFQQFNLLQGRTARENVMTPLLYSTGRSFWRRASIAADMLERVGLGHRVDSMPETMSGGEQQRVAIARALVRSPRLILADEPTGALDIETGATVMTLLAEVAHASGAALVTITHDPTVAARADRHHRLEMGVLARAEALTREVLA; this is encoded by the coding sequence ATGAGCCTCATCCGTCTCGAGCAGGTGACCCGGACGGTCGAGCGGCCGGACGACGAGCCGCTCACGATCCTGCACGGCGTCGACCTCGACGTGTCCGTGGGCGACCACGTGTCGATCGTCGGTCGGTCCGGTTCCGGGAAGTCGACCCTGCTGAACATCCTCGGGCTGCTCGACACGCCGACCACGGGCGAGGTCTACCTCGACGACGAGCCCATGGCCCGCGTCTCCGGCTCTCGGCGCGACCGGGCCCGTGGGGGCGACATCGGGTTCATCTTCCAGCAGTTCAACCTGCTGCAGGGCCGCACGGCGCGGGAGAACGTGATGACGCCGCTGCTCTACTCGACGGGCCGCTCGTTCTGGCGGCGCGCGTCGATCGCGGCCGACATGCTCGAGCGGGTCGGTCTCGGCCACCGCGTCGACTCCATGCCGGAGACGATGTCCGGCGGCGAGCAGCAGCGCGTCGCCATCGCGAGGGCACTCGTGCGGTCGCCGCGGCTGATCCTGGCGGACGAGCCCACGGGCGCCCTCGACATCGAGACCGGCGCGACGGTGATGACCCTGCTCGCCGAGGTCGCGCACGCGTCCGGCGCCGCACTCGTCACCATCACGCACGACCCGACCGTCGCAGCCCGCGCGGATCGGCACCACCGCCTCGAGATGGGCGTCCTCGCCCGCGCCGAGGCCCTCACCCGGGAGGTCCTCGCGTGA
- a CDS encoding efflux RND transporter periplasmic adaptor subunit: MGIWRRWILPITRLVVLAAIAVALVRMAFFGTTTEETAQVPTGSVVESQVPASIATVVNDVTVKGSIQPDPDVAVKATLQGKVSKIVAGQGATLAAGDPILVIRQETPVDPVVAADGTVTQPKPKVVTETVTASAAGSLVELGVLVGQEVAVGDAVGRIAPPTFRATAPLTAEEQYRLVTQPTSATVAITSGPAPFECGELRIGQQAAASTEGTGAAGGAGSGSTGGTDSASTGATVSCAVPAGTRVFPGLAADITIPAGEAPDVLTLPTTAVEGLADTGNVWLASDGGEPEERAVGLGISDGKVVQITSGLAEGDMVLEFVPGAPVPEDEAMMMGGYGG, translated from the coding sequence GTGGGCATCTGGCGGAGATGGATCCTCCCGATCACGAGGCTGGTGGTGCTCGCGGCGATCGCGGTGGCGCTCGTGCGCATGGCCTTCTTCGGGACCACGACGGAGGAGACGGCCCAGGTGCCGACCGGCTCCGTCGTCGAGTCGCAGGTCCCGGCGTCCATCGCGACGGTGGTCAACGACGTGACCGTGAAGGGCAGCATCCAGCCGGATCCCGACGTGGCCGTGAAGGCGACGCTGCAGGGGAAGGTCTCGAAGATCGTCGCCGGGCAGGGCGCCACGCTCGCAGCCGGTGACCCGATCCTCGTCATCCGCCAGGAGACGCCGGTCGACCCGGTGGTCGCCGCGGACGGCACGGTCACGCAGCCGAAGCCCAAGGTGGTCACCGAGACCGTCACCGCGTCCGCCGCGGGATCGCTCGTGGAGCTCGGTGTGCTCGTCGGCCAGGAGGTCGCCGTCGGAGACGCGGTCGGACGGATCGCGCCGCCCACCTTCCGCGCGACCGCGCCGCTGACCGCGGAGGAGCAGTACCGGCTGGTGACGCAGCCGACCTCGGCGACGGTCGCCATCACGTCGGGCCCCGCGCCCTTCGAGTGCGGGGAGCTGCGCATCGGCCAGCAGGCCGCTGCGTCCACCGAGGGCACGGGCGCGGCCGGCGGGGCGGGCTCCGGATCCACCGGCGGCACCGACTCGGCCTCCACCGGCGCGACCGTCTCCTGCGCCGTCCCGGCCGGCACCCGGGTGTTCCCGGGCCTCGCCGCCGACATCACGATCCCCGCGGGGGAGGCTCCCGACGTGCTGACCCTCCCGACCACCGCGGTCGAGGGCCTCGCCGACACGGGCAACGTCTGGCTCGCGTCGGACGGCGGCGAGCCGGAGGAGCGCGCGGTCGGCCTCGGGATCAGCGACGGCAAGGTCGTGCAGATCACCTCGGGCCTCGCGGAGGGCGACATGGTGCTCGAGTTCGTGCCCGGTGCGCCCGTCCCCGAGGACGAGGCGATGATGATGGGCGGGTACGGCGGATGA
- a CDS encoding ribonuclease J, with protein MPHGVYDPPELKPGTLRITPIGGLGEIGRNMTTFEIDGKILVVDCGVLFPEEHQPGVDLILPDFSSIADRLDDLVGIVLTHGHEDHIGAVPYLLKLKQDIPLIGSGLTLALIEAKLKEHRIKPYTFQVKEGDRERLGPFELEFVAVNHSIPDALAVAITTEAGSVLHTGDFKMDQLPLDDRITDLRAFARLGEAGIDLFMSDSTNADVPGFTPTERSIGPVLEAVISKAPRRVIVASFSSHVHRVQQVLDAAHANGRRVAFIGRSMIRNMTIAAELGYLKVPDGVLVDSKRAVDLPDDRIVYMSTGSQGEPMAVLSRMVNQEHQIEIGQDDTVILASSLIPGNENAVYRIINGLTKLGANVVHKANAKVHVSGHAAAGELLYCYNILKPRNVLPVHGEYRHLVANQQLAIQTGVPERNTFLAEDGTVLDMKDGHVRVTGQLDVGYVYVDGSTVGEITDADLKDRRILSEEGFVTIFVVVEPQTGKIMVGPEIEARGFAEDSKVFDSVKPLVVKALAEAAANGTRDTHAYAQVVRRTVGRWVNSSHRRRPMIIPVVIEA; from the coding sequence ATGCCCCACGGCGTCTACGACCCGCCCGAGCTGAAGCCCGGCACCCTGCGCATCACGCCGATCGGCGGCCTCGGCGAGATCGGGCGCAACATGACCACGTTCGAGATCGACGGGAAGATCCTCGTCGTCGACTGCGGTGTGCTGTTCCCCGAGGAGCACCAGCCGGGCGTCGACCTGATCCTCCCCGACTTCTCCTCCATCGCGGACCGCCTCGACGACCTCGTCGGCATCGTCCTCACGCACGGGCACGAGGACCACATCGGCGCGGTGCCGTACCTCCTCAAGCTCAAGCAGGACATCCCGCTGATCGGCTCCGGCCTCACGCTCGCCCTCATCGAGGCGAAGCTCAAGGAGCACCGGATCAAGCCCTACACGTTCCAGGTGAAGGAGGGCGACCGCGAGCGCCTCGGACCGTTCGAGCTCGAGTTCGTGGCGGTCAACCACTCCATCCCGGACGCGCTGGCCGTCGCCATCACGACCGAGGCGGGCAGCGTGCTGCACACCGGCGACTTCAAGATGGACCAGCTGCCGCTCGACGACCGGATCACCGACCTCCGCGCCTTCGCGCGCCTCGGCGAGGCCGGCATCGACCTCTTCATGTCGGACTCCACCAACGCGGACGTCCCCGGCTTCACTCCCACCGAGCGCTCCATCGGCCCGGTGCTCGAGGCCGTCATCTCCAAGGCCCCCCGCCGCGTCATCGTCGCGAGCTTCTCCAGCCACGTGCACCGCGTCCAGCAGGTGCTCGACGCCGCGCACGCGAACGGCCGCCGCGTCGCGTTCATCGGCCGCTCGATGATCCGCAACATGACCATCGCGGCCGAGCTCGGCTACCTCAAGGTGCCGGACGGGGTGCTCGTCGACTCCAAGAGGGCCGTCGACCTGCCGGACGACCGGATCGTCTACATGAGCACCGGATCGCAGGGCGAGCCGATGGCCGTGCTCAGCCGCATGGTCAACCAGGAGCACCAGATCGAGATCGGCCAGGACGACACCGTCATCCTCGCGTCGAGCCTCATCCCGGGGAACGAGAACGCCGTCTACCGGATCATCAACGGGCTCACGAAGCTCGGTGCGAACGTCGTGCACAAGGCCAACGCGAAGGTCCACGTCTCGGGCCACGCGGCCGCGGGCGAGCTGCTCTACTGCTACAACATCCTCAAGCCGCGGAACGTGCTCCCGGTGCACGGCGAGTACCGGCACCTCGTCGCGAACCAGCAGCTCGCGATCCAGACCGGCGTGCCGGAGCGCAACACGTTCCTCGCGGAGGACGGCACGGTCCTCGACATGAAGGACGGGCACGTGCGCGTCACGGGACAGCTCGACGTCGGCTACGTCTACGTGGACGGCTCCACCGTGGGCGAGATCACCGACGCCGACCTCAAGGACCGCCGCATCCTCTCCGAGGAGGGCTTCGTCACGATCTTCGTCGTGGTCGAGCCGCAGACCGGCAAGATCATGGTCGGCCCGGAGATCGAGGCGCGGGGCTTCGCGGAGGACTCGAAGGTCTTCGACAGCGTCAAGCCGCTCGTCGTGAAGGCCCTCGCGGAGGCGGCGGCCAACGGCACCAGGGACACCCACGCGTACGCGCAGGTCGTGCGCCGCACGGTCGGTCGGTGGGTCAACTCGTCGCACCGCCGGCGTCCGATGATCATCCCGGTGGTCATCGAGGCGTAG
- the dapA gene encoding 4-hydroxy-tetrahydrodipicolinate synthase — protein sequence MMPVSTENPFGQVLVALVTPFTADGEVDWAGVEKHMDDVIVAGADGIVVTGTTGETSTLTDPEKIRLVEVGRSVSAGRAKIITGGGSNETAHAMQLARQSEKAGADGNMIVTPYYNKPTQAGVLTHFRMIADATDLPVILYDIPGRTGIPIQYETILRAAKHPNILAIKDAKGDLAQASRVLNQTGLMYFAGDDANALPTLAIGGTGLIGVTANITATPYRTMVDAVNAGDLGAATHAHQQLEPLVRAVMTHVPGTVAAKYILHGLGRIGSPRVRLPLVGPEEWEAAQIEDEIDLVRDVPGVDFRNFRPDRNAAAGGALPQVAGTTR from the coding sequence ATGATGCCTGTGTCCACAGAGAACCCGTTCGGCCAGGTCCTGGTGGCGCTCGTCACCCCGTTCACCGCCGATGGCGAGGTCGACTGGGCGGGCGTCGAGAAGCACATGGACGACGTCATCGTCGCCGGCGCGGACGGCATCGTCGTCACGGGCACGACGGGCGAGACCAGCACCCTCACCGACCCGGAGAAGATCAGGCTCGTCGAGGTCGGCCGGTCCGTGAGCGCGGGCCGGGCGAAGATCATCACGGGCGGCGGATCCAACGAGACCGCGCACGCCATGCAGCTCGCCCGCCAGAGCGAGAAGGCTGGCGCGGACGGCAACATGATCGTCACGCCGTACTACAACAAGCCCACGCAGGCCGGCGTGCTCACGCACTTCCGCATGATCGCGGACGCGACGGACCTCCCGGTCATCCTCTACGACATCCCCGGGCGCACGGGCATCCCGATCCAGTACGAGACGATCCTCCGCGCCGCGAAGCACCCGAACATCCTCGCCATCAAGGACGCCAAGGGCGACCTCGCGCAGGCCAGCCGCGTGCTCAACCAGACCGGCCTCATGTACTTCGCGGGCGACGACGCGAACGCGCTGCCGACCCTCGCGATCGGCGGGACGGGCCTCATCGGCGTCACCGCGAACATCACCGCGACGCCGTACCGCACCATGGTCGACGCCGTGAACGCGGGCGACCTCGGCGCCGCGACGCACGCGCATCAGCAGCTCGAGCCGCTCGTCCGCGCGGTCATGACGCACGTGCCCGGCACGGTCGCGGCGAAGTACATCCTCCACGGCCTCGGCCGCATCGGCAGCCCCCGCGTCCGCCTGCCCCTCGTGGGGCCGGAGGAGTGGGAGGCCGCGCAGATCGAGGACGAGATCGACCTCGTCCGCGACGTCCCGGGCGTCGACTTCCGCAACTTCCGACCGGACCGCAACGCCGCGGCCGGTGGAGCGCTGCCGCAGGTCGCCGGCACCACGCGCTGA
- the thyX gene encoding FAD-dependent thymidylate synthase — MTVVPHDDIAFRSDMTVELVRSSAHDSDVIFAARVSTAGEKTLERALDEPDGQDRALEGDVDTEAEEKRVKRDRGLINYLMRDRHGSPFEHNSMTFYVQAPIFVFREFMRHRMASYNEESGRYKELDAVFYVPGPERNLVQVGKPGAYEFHAGTPEQTALVQEETRRTSAEAYASYRRMLEQGVAREVARIVLPLNIYSSMYVTLNARALMNFLSLRTKHEDSTFPSFPQREIEMCAEKMETEFERLMPLTHAAFQKNGRVAP, encoded by the coding sequence GTGACGGTCGTGCCCCACGACGACATCGCCTTCCGCTCCGACATGACCGTGGAGCTCGTCCGCTCCAGCGCCCACGACTCCGACGTGATCTTCGCCGCCCGCGTCTCCACCGCAGGCGAGAAGACCCTCGAGCGCGCGCTCGACGAGCCCGACGGCCAGGACCGCGCCCTCGAGGGCGACGTCGACACCGAGGCGGAGGAGAAGCGCGTCAAGCGCGACCGCGGCCTCATCAACTACCTCATGCGCGACCGCCACGGATCGCCATTCGAGCACAACTCGATGACCTTCTACGTTCAGGCGCCGATCTTCGTGTTCCGCGAGTTCATGCGCCACCGCATGGCCTCCTACAACGAGGAGTCGGGCCGCTACAAGGAGCTCGACGCGGTGTTCTACGTCCCCGGCCCCGAGCGCAACCTCGTGCAGGTCGGCAAGCCCGGCGCCTACGAGTTCCACGCGGGCACCCCCGAGCAGACCGCGCTCGTGCAGGAGGAGACCCGTCGCACGTCCGCCGAGGCGTACGCCTCCTACCGGCGGATGCTCGAGCAGGGCGTGGCGCGCGAGGTCGCCCGCATCGTCCTCCCGCTGAACATCTACTCCTCGATGTACGTCACGCTCAACGCGCGCGCGCTGATGAACTTCCTGTCGCTGCGCACCAAGCACGAGGACTCGACGTTCCCGAGCTTCCCGCAGCGCGAGATCGAGATGTGCGCCGAGAAGATGGAGACCGAGTTCGAGCGGCTCATGCCCCTGACGCACGCCGCGTTCCAGAAGAACGGCCGCGTCGCCCCGTAG
- a CDS encoding TIGR01777 family oxidoreductase codes for MSDSTASPAPLTVLISGAGGTIGTELQAQLHAAGHLVRTLVRHAPSSPDEREWQPAEGRLDPTALDGVDAVVNLSGASISRLPWTKPYQEEIRASRVSATRTIVGAIASAANPPRVLLNGSAVGFYGDRPAERLTEDSPRGAGFLAEVVEAWEAEALEAPADVRVATLRTGLVLAQAGALAPLRLLTNLGLAGRLGTGGQVWPWISLRDEAAAIVHLLTSSISGPVNLTGPEPVMADRLMRHLAKRMHRPYLVPAPEFLIRLALQEAGQELLLSSQPARPEKLLADGFAFRDPTVELAIDRLLAKS; via the coding sequence ATGTCCGACAGCACCGCATCCCCCGCCCCGCTCACCGTCCTCATCTCCGGCGCAGGGGGCACGATCGGCACCGAGCTGCAGGCCCAGCTGCACGCCGCCGGGCATCTCGTCCGGACGCTCGTCCGTCACGCGCCGTCGTCGCCCGACGAGCGCGAGTGGCAGCCGGCCGAGGGGCGGCTGGATCCCACGGCGCTCGACGGGGTGGACGCCGTGGTCAACCTCTCGGGCGCCTCCATCAGCCGCCTGCCGTGGACGAAGCCGTACCAGGAGGAGATCCGCGCGTCGCGCGTCTCCGCCACGCGCACGATCGTCGGCGCGATCGCGTCGGCGGCGAACCCGCCCAGGGTGCTGCTCAACGGATCCGCCGTGGGCTTCTACGGCGACCGTCCTGCCGAGCGCCTCACCGAGGACTCGCCGCGTGGCGCGGGCTTCCTCGCCGAGGTCGTGGAGGCGTGGGAGGCGGAGGCCCTCGAGGCGCCCGCCGACGTCCGCGTCGCGACCCTCCGCACCGGGCTGGTGCTGGCGCAGGCGGGCGCCCTCGCGCCGCTCCGCCTCCTGACCAACCTCGGGCTCGCCGGCAGGCTGGGCACCGGCGGCCAGGTCTGGCCGTGGATCTCCCTCCGCGACGAGGCCGCAGCGATCGTGCACCTGCTGACGTCCTCGATCTCCGGCCCCGTGAACCTCACCGGCCCCGAGCCCGTCATGGCCGACCGGCTGATGCGCCACCTCGCGAAGCGCATGCACCGGCCCTACCTCGTGCCCGCGCCCGAGTTCCTCATCCGGCTCGCGCTGCAGGAGGCCGGACAGGAGCTGCTGCTCTCCAGCCAGCCCGCGCGGCCTGAGAAGCTGCTCGCCGACGGGTTCGCCTTCCGCGACCCCACGGTCGAGCTCGCGATCGACCGGCTGCTCGCGAAGAGCTAG
- the dapB gene encoding 4-hydroxy-tetrahydrodipicolinate reductase translates to MTTTVAVVGATGRMGQLISQIVEASTEFELVASLDSKDELSDMLGADIAVDVTLPAVSQGVVEYAVAHGMNVLVGTSGWTGERITELERRITGNLAVGVVIIPNFSVGSVLATSFAQMAARFYDSIEIVEAHGASKIDSPSGTAVRTAELMSQARGARGPVQAPHTDQRARGQQVASIPVHSLRMQGVVAKQDVVFGGNGEVLTISHDTLAPSAYEAGILLALRATRTARGVVVGLDRLIDLDGSRERAAQATTGAAASGPVDDGGPSGQAATVTSA, encoded by the coding sequence ATGACAACCACGGTCGCCGTCGTCGGCGCAACGGGACGCATGGGCCAGCTGATCTCGCAGATCGTCGAGGCGAGCACCGAGTTCGAGCTCGTCGCCAGCCTCGACTCCAAGGACGAGCTGTCGGACATGCTCGGCGCCGACATCGCGGTCGACGTGACGCTCCCGGCGGTCAGCCAGGGCGTCGTCGAGTACGCGGTCGCGCACGGGATGAACGTCCTCGTGGGCACGAGCGGCTGGACCGGCGAGCGGATCACGGAGCTCGAGCGGCGGATCACCGGCAACCTCGCCGTGGGCGTCGTCATCATCCCCAACTTCTCCGTCGGCAGCGTGCTCGCGACCTCGTTCGCACAGATGGCGGCACGCTTCTACGACTCCATCGAGATCGTCGAGGCGCACGGCGCGTCCAAGATCGACTCCCCGTCGGGCACGGCCGTCCGCACCGCGGAGCTCATGTCGCAGGCGCGCGGCGCACGCGGGCCCGTGCAGGCGCCGCACACCGATCAGCGGGCGCGCGGCCAGCAGGTCGCGAGCATCCCCGTCCACAGCCTCCGCATGCAGGGCGTCGTCGCCAAGCAGGACGTCGTCTTCGGCGGCAACGGCGAGGTGCTCACCATCAGCCACGACACGCTCGCGCCGAGCGCCTACGAGGCCGGGATCCTGCTGGCCCTCCGCGCGACCCGCACCGCGCGCGGCGTGGTGGTCGGGCTCGACCGCCTCATCGACCTCGACGGCTCGCGCGAGCGCGCGGCGCAGGCGACGACGGGCGCCGCGGCGTCGGGTCCCGTGGACGACGGCGGGCCGAGCGGCCAGGCCGCCACCGTCACGAGCGCCTGA
- a CDS encoding histidine phosphatase family protein, giving the protein MSHYIYLVRHGEQQDAEHGLPDGPLSGRGKRQAHCIADRLSGVPFTSVRHSPLARAEETAAIMAERMPAIEPEPSSLLFDCIPSGPTPDMPHAFESFFGGVTEEEIDAGSAQMSDAVSEFLAPARGERHDLLITHNFVIAWFVRHVFDAPEWRWMGINQANCGLTIIRVRSAKPPVLVVHNDLGHLPVELRTGLPEQQPY; this is encoded by the coding sequence GTGTCCCACTACATCTACCTCGTGCGCCACGGCGAGCAGCAGGACGCCGAGCACGGCCTCCCGGACGGGCCGCTGTCGGGCCGCGGGAAGCGCCAGGCGCACTGCATCGCGGACCGGTTGAGCGGCGTCCCGTTCACGTCCGTGCGCCATTCGCCGCTCGCGCGGGCGGAGGAGACGGCCGCGATCATGGCCGAGCGCATGCCCGCCATCGAGCCGGAGCCGTCGTCGCTCCTGTTCGACTGCATCCCCTCCGGGCCCACGCCGGACATGCCGCACGCGTTCGAGTCGTTCTTCGGCGGGGTCACCGAGGAGGAGATCGACGCCGGCAGCGCCCAGATGTCGGACGCGGTGAGCGAGTTCCTGGCCCCTGCCCGCGGGGAACGGCACGACCTCCTCATCACCCACAACTTCGTCATCGCCTGGTTCGTACGGCACGTGTTCGACGCGCCCGAGTGGCGGTGGATGGGCATCAACCAGGCCAACTGCGGCCTCACCATCATCCGCGTGCGCTCCGCGAAGCCGCCCGTGCTCGTCGTGCACAACGACCTCGGCCACCTGCCGGTCGAGCTGCGCACGGGTCTGCCGGAGCAGCAGCCCTACTAG
- a CDS encoding M16 family metallopeptidase yields MSRAVELPLDLPELTVQSTGGARVRRSVLPSGVRILSEDVPGSRSATIGMWVAVGSRDEQPGDLGSTHFLEHLLFKGTPSRTALDIAVSFDAVGGEHNAVTAKEYTCYYAKVQDRDLGMAVDVLADMVTSSLIDVEEFETERGVILEELAMADDDPGDVVSERFFEAVLGDHPLGRPIGGSPEDIEAAERDAVVAHYRRNYRPQDLVITAAGSVDHDALVARVTTGLERAGWDLSVVAAPVARRTGATPIITRGSDLVIVDRPIEQTNILLGVPGLAASDDRRPALAMLNSVLGGGMSSRLFQEVREKRGLAYSVYSFGASYSDAGVFGLYAGCTAAKAEQVSRLMVEEFRKLAEEHVTEEELARAFGQLSGQSALALEDSDTRMSRLGRSEITTGEYVDLDETLSRLSRVTADDVRALAADLISRPLSVAAVGTVGADAFAPLLETPALL; encoded by the coding sequence ATGTCCCGCGCCGTAGAACTCCCCCTCGACCTCCCCGAGCTCACCGTGCAGTCGACGGGCGGCGCCCGTGTCCGGCGGTCGGTCCTGCCGTCCGGCGTGCGGATCCTCAGCGAGGACGTGCCCGGCAGTCGCAGCGCCACGATCGGCATGTGGGTCGCGGTCGGCTCGCGCGACGAGCAGCCGGGCGACCTCGGATCCACGCACTTCCTCGAGCACCTCCTCTTCAAGGGCACCCCGTCGCGCACGGCCCTCGACATCGCCGTGTCCTTCGACGCGGTCGGCGGCGAGCACAACGCCGTCACCGCCAAGGAGTACACCTGCTACTACGCCAAGGTGCAGGATCGCGACCTCGGCATGGCCGTGGACGTGCTGGCCGACATGGTCACCTCGAGCCTCATTGACGTCGAGGAGTTCGAGACCGAACGCGGGGTCATCCTCGAGGAGCTCGCCATGGCGGACGACGACCCGGGCGACGTCGTCAGCGAGCGCTTCTTCGAGGCCGTGCTGGGGGATCACCCGCTCGGCCGCCCCATCGGCGGCAGCCCGGAGGACATCGAGGCCGCCGAGCGCGACGCCGTCGTCGCGCACTACCGCCGCAACTACCGCCCCCAGGACCTCGTCATCACGGCGGCGGGCTCCGTGGACCACGACGCCCTCGTCGCCCGTGTCACGACCGGCCTCGAGCGCGCAGGCTGGGATCTCTCCGTCGTGGCGGCCCCCGTCGCGCGCCGCACCGGCGCCACGCCGATCATCACGCGCGGGAGCGATCTCGTCATCGTCGACCGGCCCATCGAGCAGACCAACATCCTGCTCGGCGTGCCCGGCCTCGCGGCGTCCGACGACCGGCGGCCCGCCCTCGCCATGCTCAACTCGGTGCTCGGCGGCGGCATGTCCTCGCGCCTGTTCCAGGAGGTCCGCGAGAAGCGCGGCCTCGCGTACTCCGTCTACTCGTTCGGCGCTTCCTACTCGGACGCGGGAGTGTTCGGCCTCTACGCCGGATGCACGGCCGCGAAGGCCGAGCAGGTGTCGCGCCTCATGGTCGAGGAGTTCCGGAAGCTCGCCGAGGAGCACGTCACCGAGGAGGAGCTGGCGCGTGCCTTCGGCCAGCTCTCGGGGCAGTCCGCCCTCGCGCTCGAGGACTCGGACACGCGCATGTCGCGGCTCGGGCGCTCGGAGATCACCACCGGCGAGTACGTCGACCTCGACGAGACGCTCTCCCGCCTCTCCCGTGTGACCGCCGACGACGTCCGCGCCCTCGCGGCCGACCTGATCTCCCGACCGCTCTCGGTCGCCGCGGTGGGGACCGTCGGCGCCGACGCGTTCGCCCCGCTGCTCGAGACCCCCGCGCTCCTGTAG